A section of the Deinococcus taeanensis genome encodes:
- a CDS encoding dTDP-4-dehydrorhamnose reductase family protein, translating to MKLLILGGDGMFGHQFYRHMRDKHDVRVTVRQDFSAYAPFGLFDPRRTYTGIDVRSTDRLMEVMADFHPEAVINAVGIVKQRHTAKESIPSLEINALLPHRLTELTRLCGARLVHLSTDCVFSGRKGLYQETDFPDADDLYGRSKYLGEVADSHTLTLRTSIIGPELSRKTSLLEWVLAQKGSVSGFQRAIFSGFTTLELSRIIEKLLLQHPDASGLYQVSSEPIDKYQLLLLIREAYQLPIDIVPNDQLVIDRSLDSSRFRQEFNYQPPTWQTMIDEVAGQRRADECQSPLVASQVD from the coding sequence ATGAAACTTCTGATTCTCGGCGGCGATGGCATGTTCGGACACCAGTTTTATCGCCATATGCGTGACAAGCACGACGTTCGCGTGACCGTCCGGCAAGACTTCAGCGCCTACGCACCATTTGGCCTATTTGATCCGCGGCGTACTTACACTGGCATTGACGTCCGCTCGACTGACCGCCTGATGGAAGTGATGGCCGATTTCCACCCCGAGGCCGTAATTAACGCAGTGGGAATCGTCAAGCAGCGCCACACTGCCAAAGAAAGCATTCCCAGTCTGGAAATCAACGCCCTCCTACCTCACCGCCTAACTGAGCTAACCCGCCTGTGTGGCGCGCGGCTAGTGCATCTCAGCACCGATTGTGTTTTTTCCGGGCGCAAGGGTCTGTATCAAGAAACTGACTTCCCTGACGCTGATGATCTGTACGGTAGAAGCAAGTACCTGGGGGAGGTGGCGGACAGCCACACCCTGACCCTGCGCACATCGATTATCGGTCCTGAACTCTCACGCAAGACCAGCCTGCTGGAGTGGGTGCTGGCTCAGAAAGGATCGGTATCAGGCTTTCAGAGAGCCATTTTCAGTGGTTTCACTACCCTGGAACTTTCACGCATTATTGAGAAGCTACTGCTCCAGCATCCTGACGCATCTGGCCTGTATCAGGTCTCGAGTGAGCCGATCGATAAATACCAGCTACTATTGCTAATCCGTGAAGCTTATCAGCTGCCGATTGATATCGTGCCGAACGATCAGTTGGTGATTGACCGTAGCCTGGATTCCAGCCGTTTCCGTCAGGAATTCAACTATCAGCCGCCCACCTGGCAGACGATGATCGATGAGGTAGCTGGGCAACGGCGTGCGGATGAATGCCAATCGCCCCTCGTAGCCAGTCAGGTGGACTGA
- a CDS encoding helix-turn-helix domain-containing protein, translating into MIQSIIEGDPREHGFETSAWTTLRIREVIGLKFGVWLNRGHLSRTLRRWGFSYQRPAVRAVERNEEEVATWVRVHGEALGKKNR; encoded by the coding sequence GTGATTCAGTCGATCATCGAAGGTGATCCCCGCGAGCATGGCTTTGAAACCAGTGCCTGGACCACCCTGCGTATTCGGGAGGTGATCGGCCTGAAGTTCGGGGTCTGGCTCAATCGTGGGCATCTCTCGCGCACACTCAGACGCTGGGGGTTCTCGTATCAGCGGCCCGCGGTGCGGGCCGTGGAACGTAACGAAGAAGAAGTGGCCACCTGGGTTCGAGTACACGGTGAGGCGCTGGGGAAAAAAAATCGCTGA
- a CDS encoding IS630 family transposase: MAFLDERGFRLKTTRVRTWGRCGQTPVVSTRLRWEHLSVIGAITTVGQFFQHTHHGAVRSPQVVAFLKHLLRHIVGEVVVVLDRAMIHRAKVVQAFVARHERLSLVPLPGDAPELNPIELVWADIKRNVLRNFCAPTVRTLKAPLTLGWQQIRRKYRPLAFIRATPLTASLLT, from the coding sequence GTGGCTTTCCTGGACGAGCGCGGGTTCAGGTTAAAAACGACCAGGGTGCGCACCTGGGGCCGCTGTGGGCAGACGCCAGTGGTGTCCACTCGGCTGCGGTGGGAACACCTCTCGGTCATCGGAGCGATCACCACGGTAGGACAGTTTTTCCAGCACACCCATCACGGCGCGGTTCGTTCGCCTCAGGTTGTCGCCTTCCTGAAGCACCTGTTGCGTCATATCGTGGGAGAGGTCGTCGTGGTCCTGGACCGGGCCATGATTCACCGCGCCAAAGTCGTTCAGGCGTTCGTGGCTCGTCACGAACGCCTGTCGCTGGTCCCTCTCCCGGGAGACGCGCCAGAACTCAATCCCATTGAGTTGGTCTGGGCGGACATCAAACGGAATGTCTTGAGGAACTTCTGCGCCCCGACGGTCCGTACGTTGAAAGCTCCCCTGACCTTGGGTTGGCAACAGATTCGCCGTAAATACCGCCCGCTGGCATTCATCCGGGCCACGCCTTTGACCGCTTCGTTACTGACTTAA
- the lpdA gene encoding dihydrolipoyl dehydrogenase, giving the protein MDSYDVLVIGGGPAGYVAAIRAAQLGFRTACVDAFERNGKASLGGTCLNVGCIPSKAMLDSSEKFEMMQHDFAEHGINVQGASVDLTKMLARKSTVVDKLTGGVAFLFRKNKITSFHGLGRLVRQDGDSWIVDAAGTEVNAKHVIVATGSSPRALPLAPFGGHIVENSGALTFTEVPTKLGVIGAGVIGLELGSVWRRLGAQVTVLEALPGFLMAADDAIAKEGLKQFQKQGLDFHFGVQISRVEQDDTGVSVTYTEKEQEVTVRFDKLIVSIGRVPHTAGLGADAVGLALDERGFVKVDHHYRTNLPGIYAIGDVIGGAMLAHKAEEEGVALAEMIAGQAGHVNYDVIPWVIYTSPEIAWAGVTEKQAKEKGLQVKTGQFPFSANGRALGHGDTRGFVKIIADAQTDKLLGVHMIGGGVSELIGEVVAIMEFGGSSEDLARTVHAHPTLSEVVKEAALAADKRALHM; this is encoded by the coding sequence ATGGATTCTTACGACGTACTGGTGATCGGTGGGGGCCCGGCGGGGTATGTGGCCGCCATTCGCGCGGCGCAGCTCGGGTTCAGGACCGCCTGCGTGGACGCCTTCGAGCGGAACGGCAAAGCGTCCCTGGGCGGCACCTGCCTCAACGTGGGCTGCATTCCCAGCAAGGCCATGCTGGACTCCAGCGAGAAGTTCGAGATGATGCAGCACGATTTCGCCGAGCACGGCATCAACGTGCAGGGCGCCAGCGTGGACCTCACGAAGATGCTCGCGCGCAAAAGCACTGTCGTGGATAAACTCACGGGCGGCGTGGCGTTCCTGTTCCGCAAGAACAAGATCACCAGCTTCCACGGCCTGGGCCGCCTCGTGCGGCAGGACGGCGACAGCTGGATTGTCGACGCCGCTGGCACCGAAGTGAACGCCAAGCACGTGATCGTCGCCACTGGCAGCAGCCCCCGCGCGCTCCCCCTCGCTCCCTTCGGCGGGCATATTGTGGAGAACAGCGGCGCGCTGACCTTCACCGAGGTGCCCACCAAGCTCGGCGTGATTGGTGCGGGCGTCATCGGCCTGGAACTCGGCAGCGTCTGGCGGCGCCTGGGCGCCCAGGTGACCGTCCTGGAGGCCCTGCCGGGCTTCCTGATGGCCGCGGACGACGCCATTGCCAAGGAAGGTCTCAAGCAGTTCCAGAAGCAGGGCCTGGACTTCCACTTCGGCGTGCAGATCAGCAGAGTTGAGCAGGACGACACCGGTGTGAGCGTCACCTACACCGAGAAGGAACAGGAAGTCACGGTGCGCTTTGACAAACTCATCGTCTCCATCGGCCGTGTGCCCCACACCGCGGGCCTGGGTGCCGACGCGGTCGGGCTCGCCCTGGATGAGCGCGGCTTCGTGAAGGTCGACCATCACTACCGCACGAACCTGCCCGGCATCTACGCCATCGGGGACGTGATCGGCGGGGCGATGCTCGCCCACAAGGCCGAAGAGGAAGGTGTCGCGCTGGCGGAAATGATCGCCGGACAGGCCGGTCACGTGAACTACGACGTGATCCCCTGGGTGATCTACACCAGCCCCGAGATTGCCTGGGCCGGCGTGACCGAGAAGCAGGCCAAGGAGAAGGGCCTCCAGGTGAAGACCGGGCAGTTCCCGTTCAGCGCCAACGGCCGCGCCCTGGGTCACGGCGACACGCGCGGCTTCGTGAAGATCATCGCGGACGCCCAGACCGACAAACTGCTCGGCGTGCACATGATCGGCGGCGGCGTAAGCGAACTGATCGGCGAGGTGGTCGCGATCATGGAATTCGGCGGCAGCAGCGAGGACCTCGCCCGCACCGTGCACGCCCACCCCACCCTCTCCGAGGTCGTGAAGGAAGCCGCCCTGGCCGCCGATAAACGCGCCCTGCACATGTAA
- a CDS encoding response regulator, protein MTSSPLSPPLRVLIVEDDPQIAALHWRLLDRAGGFTVLGQAESLRVARAMIRTLRPDLLLLDVHLPDGRGLDLLREARVSGERVDAILVTAASDAPSVQDALLHGAADYLVKPVTPERFLLALDRARERAALWAQGHVHQGHLDALFTPPTPDAAGLDGDTLRRVRVALRDHGEVSAAELGAQLGLSRVTAWRYLEHLVDTGEASVSTAAPTGGRPAKRYRRR, encoded by the coding sequence ATGACGTCTTCCCCGCTCTCCCCGCCCCTGCGGGTCCTGATCGTGGAGGACGATCCGCAGATTGCCGCGCTGCACTGGCGGCTGCTGGACCGCGCCGGCGGGTTCACCGTGCTGGGCCAGGCGGAGTCACTGCGCGTGGCGCGCGCCATGATCCGCACGCTGCGCCCGGACCTGCTGCTGCTGGACGTGCACCTGCCCGATGGGCGCGGCCTGGACCTGCTGCGCGAAGCGCGCGTGAGCGGTGAGCGCGTGGACGCCATCCTCGTCACCGCTGCCAGCGACGCACCCAGCGTTCAGGACGCCCTGCTGCACGGCGCGGCCGACTACCTCGTCAAGCCCGTCACGCCCGAACGGTTTCTGCTCGCCCTCGACCGTGCGCGGGAACGCGCGGCCCTCTGGGCGCAGGGCCACGTGCACCAGGGGCACCTGGACGCCCTGTTCACCCCGCCCACCCCGGACGCCGCCGGCCTGGACGGCGACACGCTGCGCCGCGTCCGCGTGGCCCTGCGCGACCACGGAGAGGTCAGTGCCGCCGAGCTCGGCGCGCAGCTCGGCCTGAGCCGCGTGACCGCCTGGCGGTACCTGGAGCACCTCGTGGACACCGGCGAGGCCAGCGTGAGCACCGCCGCGCCCACCGGGGGCCGGCCCGCCAAACGCTACCGCCGCCGCTAG
- a CDS encoding O-antigen ligase family protein: protein MATTALRTTLMVGLLCLGVQLGEPATLRALRWGLLIVYLTALINGLALQGWDLTQLRLSHPYVTPVSLGMAGALGLWLSLETRPEEQWRQGFPWRLVLGVLGLLTAVLSGSRGPLAVAFLGTLLLLGWHRGRRWRVLVITLLSTVALGALLLGERSQQRPLERLFTLDLTGRDLIWEDGLSVAQTLPWAGTGTLLLGPRIAPPGDSCTWFEALEVRGVGCPAAVEQVNNAWVFAHNGVVQALGETGLIGTAGLFLLLGAVLAAASGGPPLILTLVGGLLVGDLTDNVTLVPGPFFCAVFWLAAGGALARNPPRWSAAGKWGGALLLVMAFPIWTHFLPSNLDRQIRLTGLISPTSWRSDEPYTAAAQFRIPPGPYRVQLRSCRQSCVTVASHSFSSTGEAGAWQWLLGPLPSSRQVGGADGQPYELELRLWPGRSTPWRTRALASISWKVTVNP from the coding sequence TTGGCGACCACTGCGCTGCGTACGACCCTGATGGTCGGGCTGCTGTGCCTGGGGGTACAGCTGGGCGAGCCTGCAACGCTGCGTGCTCTACGTTGGGGTCTGCTAATCGTGTACCTAACAGCCCTGATCAATGGCCTGGCGCTCCAGGGATGGGACCTTACGCAGCTGCGGCTTAGTCATCCCTATGTCACGCCTGTGTCGCTGGGGATGGCCGGAGCCCTGGGGTTGTGGTTGTCGCTGGAAACGCGACCAGAAGAACAGTGGCGCCAAGGTTTCCCCTGGCGCCTGGTGCTGGGCGTATTGGGCTTGCTCACTGCTGTTCTCAGTGGAAGCCGCGGACCACTCGCTGTGGCCTTCCTGGGCACGTTACTTCTGTTGGGCTGGCACAGGGGCAGGCGGTGGCGAGTGCTGGTTATTACGCTCTTGAGCACTGTGGCGCTGGGCGCACTGCTGCTGGGCGAGCGCAGCCAGCAACGGCCACTGGAGCGTCTGTTTACCCTGGACCTGACCGGACGCGACCTGATCTGGGAAGATGGCTTGAGCGTAGCTCAGACGCTCCCCTGGGCCGGCACCGGTACGCTGTTGTTGGGTCCGCGGATTGCGCCGCCCGGGGACAGCTGTACTTGGTTTGAAGCGCTTGAGGTCCGAGGGGTGGGCTGCCCAGCCGCTGTAGAACAGGTGAACAACGCCTGGGTATTCGCGCATAACGGTGTGGTGCAAGCGCTGGGTGAAACCGGGCTGATAGGTACGGCGGGGCTTTTCCTACTTCTGGGCGCCGTCCTGGCTGCTGCGTCAGGTGGCCCCCCGCTGATCCTGACACTGGTGGGCGGCCTACTGGTGGGGGACTTGACGGACAACGTTACGCTGGTGCCTGGTCCCTTCTTCTGCGCCGTATTCTGGCTGGCGGCTGGCGGCGCCCTAGCGAGGAACCCCCCTAGATGGTCAGCGGCCGGCAAGTGGGGCGGTGCGCTGCTCCTGGTGATGGCGTTCCCGATTTGGACACATTTCCTGCCGTCTAACCTGGACCGCCAGATCAGATTGACCGGGCTGATCTCTCCTACCTCGTGGCGTTCTGACGAACCCTATACAGCAGCCGCTCAGTTTAGGATTCCCCCTGGCCCGTACCGAGTGCAGCTGCGTTCCTGTCGTCAGAGCTGTGTGACTGTCGCCTCACACTCGTTTTCCAGTACTGGTGAAGCCGGGGCGTGGCAGTGGTTGCTGGGTCCCCTACCCAGTAGCCGTCAGGTGGGTGGGGCAGACGGTCAACCCTACGAACTTGAGCTGAGACTCTGGCCGGGTCGTAGCACTCCTTGGCGGACCCGCGCCCTGGCCAGCATAAGCTGGAAGGTCACGGTGAATCCATGA